A genome region from Arachis duranensis cultivar V14167 chromosome 8, aradu.V14167.gnm2.J7QH, whole genome shotgun sequence includes the following:
- the LOC107461152 gene encoding probable pectin methylesterase CGR3 — MSRRPVNPSRGSGLFSSSKSKSSPVLSVGLIVLGGLFLVFYLHKGSGGSGSRLESVNRVEGEYLCTDEVQRAIPILQKAYGDNLHKVLHVGPDTCYVVSKLLKEEETEAWGVEPYDIEDADSNCKALIRRGIVRVADIKFPLPYRPKSFSLVIVSDALDFLSPRYLNKTLPDLARVSGDGIVIFTVFLGGIVCVFEFFSMLASAKMRSSSWWVKFFQQINLEENEAATKKFEQASKQGSYVPRCQIFHLKSLS; from the exons ATGTCGCGGAGACCGGTGAATCCATCTCGCGGAAGTGGATTGTTTTCATCTTCCAAATCAAAGTCTTCGCCAGTTTTGTCGGTTGGCCTCATAGTCCTG GGAGGTCTTTTTCTCGTTTTCTATTTACACAAGGGATCAG GTGGATCTGGTAGCCGTTTAGAGTCTGTTAACAGAGTCGAAG GTGAGTATTTATGTACTGATGAGGTCCAACGAGCAATTCCAATTTTGCAGAAAGCATATGGGGACAACCTACATAAAGTATTACATGTTGGTCCTGATACTTGCTATGTGGTATCTAAATTGCTGAAAGAGGAAGAAACTGAAGCCTGGGGTGTAGAACCATATGACATAGAGGATGCTGATAGTAATTGCAAAGCACTAATCCGCAGAGGCATTGTTCGCGTGGCCGATATCAAGTTCCCTCTTCCATACAGGCCAAAATCTTTCTCTCTTGTAATTGTTTCAGATGCCCTTGATTTCTTGTCTCCTAGATACCTTAACAAGACTCTTCCAGATTTAGCAAGGGTATCAGGAGATGGCATTGTTATATTTACTG TCTTTCTTGGTGGAATTGTTtgtgtatttgaattttttagcaTGTTGGCATCT GCTAAGATGAGGAGTTCATCCTGGTGGGTCAAGTTTTTCCAACAAATTAACTTAGAGGAAAATGAAGCTGCTACCAAGAAGTTTGAACAGGCTTCAAAACAGGGTTCTTACGTTCCAAGATGTCAGATATTCCACCTCAAGTCTCTCAGTTAG
- the LOC107461226 gene encoding uncharacterized protein LOC107461226, whose translation MKEEAGKDKDKGEEGPKLWGIFLFALIGATATTFAVGQLRRTVDWFYLQWSRSQSSAKGRSGGSFRTAFQEEAWRRHNKRMQEEYEEEMLCLERIRRMQNVFNRERNKYRRSYESWKDGGPGAYHQHFQREDWYWKTDTSFKDHNWRTNYREASRESGSYALSHHYSVLGLDRFRRTPYSDDEIKTAFRTKAKEHHPDQNQDNREAAEAKFKEVMTSYEAIKHERKNGSM comes from the exons ATGAAGGAGGAAGCAGGGAAAGACAAAGACAAAGGCGAAGAAGGTCCTAAGCTTTGGGGAATTTTCCTATTCGCCCTAATTGGCGCCACCGCCACTACTTTTGCC GTTGGTCAGCTGCGGAGGACTGTTGATTGGTTCTATTTGCAG TGGTCCAGGTCACAATCATCTGCGAAAGGACGGAGTGGTGGTTCTTTCCGAACAGCATTTCAGGAAGAAGCATGGAGGAGACACAATAAACGGATGCAAGAGGAGTATGAGGAGGAGATGCTTTGCCTT GAACGAATAAGGCGTATGCAAAATGTGTTTAAcagagaaagaaataaatacaGAAGAAGCTATGAAAGCTGGAAGGATGGTGGACCTGGTGCGTATCATCAGCATTTCCAGAGAGAAGATTGGTATTGGAAGACTGATACATCCTTCAAAGATCATAATTGGAGGACAAATTATCGAGAAGCTTCTCGAGAGAGTGGAAGCTATGCGTTGTCACATCACTACTCAGTTTTGGGTCTTGACAG GTTTAGAAGAACTCCATACTCAGATGATGAGATTAAG ACAGCATTTAGGACAAAGGCAAAAGAGCATCATCCTGATCAGAACCAGGATAATAGAG AAGCTGCTGAGGCTAAATTCAAAGAAGTGATGACTTCATACGAGGCCATAAAACATGAACGTAAGAATGGGAGTATGTAA